The window GAACAACGACGGCGAGCGGGAGGGGCTCGTGTCCGCATTCGAGAACCTGCAGGGCGGCGAGTTGCACGGCCGCTTTGCCGAACTCGAACTCGGCGGCCGCGAGTTCGCCGTCCTCCACGGCGAGGACAAGCCGCTCATCGAGGCGCTGGCGGATTCCGACGAGTACGACTACGTCCTCCACGGCCACTGGCACGTCCGCGAACACCGGGACGCCGACGGGACGACGGTCATCAACCCCGGTGGCCACTTCCCGACGATTCCGGAAGAACACCGGACGGTCGCCATCGTCGAGACCGACAGCGACACCGTCGAGTTCGTCGACGTCGAGGAGTCGGTATGAGCGCCGACGTGCGACCCGCCACCGACGACGACGTCGAGGCGATTCAGGACGTGGCGTGGGACGCGTGGTACGCCGCCTACGGAGGGTTTCTGTCGCCGTCGACCATCGAGAGCGGCCTCACCGAGTACTACGACGAGGAGTTGCTGGCAGCGGCAGTCGACCACGACGACATCGCCTTCTACGTCGCCGAACGCGACGGCGAGGTGGTCGGCTTCGCCAGCGCCGAACAGACGTGGGCCGACGAAGTCGAGTTACACACCATCTACGTCGACCCCGACTACTGGGGCGAGGGAATCGGACCGGAACTCTTCGAGGAAATCGAGGCGTGGGCCGACGAGCAGGGCGTCGACCGCATCGCGTGTGCCGTCTTTTCGGACAACACCGTCGGGACCCAGTTCTTCGAATCCCTCGGCTTCGAGGAGGGAACCGAGGCAAGCGGCGAGGTGGCGGGGGAACTCCACCCAGAATACGAGTTCGAGTACGAGCTATAGGTCGAACTCGTCTTCGACGTAGATGCCGACGATGCCGCCGAGCGCCGAGAGGCCGACCGTGTAGATGGCGACGAAAAATAGGAAGACGGCGAGGAGCGGGACCAATCGGACGGCGCCCGGCGCGATGAGGATGACGGCGGCGAGCATGCCGAAGAGGACGAAGGGAATCAGCGCGATGACGCCGGCAATCGTGCCGACGACGAGGCCGTCTCGCTGGTCGCCGCCTTCGAGATAACCGGCGACTGCGCCGCCGAGAATCGGCGAGAGCGGGATGAAGGAAAGGACGACCGCGACGACGCCGCCGATGACGCCGTTCAATATCGTGTTGGGCGCGCGCTCGTCGGCATCGGTGGAGGGGGTTTCGGGCGGGGTTGTATCCGGGCGTGACATGGTGCTCCAAAGGCGTGGCTGCCTCATATACGCACCGCAGCAGCGCTACGGATCATTGTAGTCTTTTACCGGGGAGCGCCGAACCGAATCGGACACTCGCCGGTAAATCGTTACAATGGTCCGTAGAAAGCGTGTGATACGGCAACGTCCGAATCGGCGAACCCTTAAAAGGAGGGACTTCCAAAGACTGGTATGAAACACGTCACGATTCCTGGCGACCGTATCGGCGCGCTCATCGGCGACGGAGGTGAGACCATGCGCGAAATCGAATCGCGCGCCGAGGTACGTCTGGATATCGACTCCGAGACGGGGTCGGTGAAGGTCGAATCCGTCGGCGACCCGATTCTCGGTCTGAAGGGCCCCGACATCGTCAAGGCCATCGGTCGCGGCTTCGCCCCCGAGGACGCGATGCGCCTGCTCGAGGACGACATGCAGATGTTCGAGATGGTCGACCTCGATGCCGCCACCCGCAACAAGAAGGACCTCCGCCGCAAGAAGGGTCGACTCATCGGTGAGGACGGCCGCACCCGCGAACTGATGGAGGAACTCAGCGGTGCCGACGTCGTCATCTACGGATCGACACTGGGCGCCATCGGCAAGCCCGAACAGGTCGACGCCGTCCGCAGCGCCACCGAGATGATCCTCGACGGCGCGCCCCACGGCGCGGTCTATTCGTTCCTCGAACGGCGGCACAACGAGATGAAAGCAAACGACATCAGTTACACCCAGCGGACCGGATAACGCGGTTCTATCGGTCCTCGCGAATCATATCGACCGCCTTTTCTGCGATCATCATCGTCGGCGCGTTCGTGTTCCCGCCCGTGAGCGTCGGCATTACCGACGCGTCGACGACCCGCAGGCCGTCGACGCCGTGGACGCGCAGTCGGTCGTCGACGACGGCCATCTCGTCGTCGCCCATCTTGCACGTCCCGACGGGGTGATAGACCGTGTGTGCGGTCTCGCGGACGTGCGCGGCGATTTCCTCGTCCGACTGGACGTCCTCGCCGGGCCAGACTTCCTCGCCGCGGACGTCGTCGAAGGCCTCGGCCTGCATGATTTCTCGGCCCCGCTTGACGCCCTCGACCAGCACGTCGAGGTCCTTCTCGGCGTCGAGGTAGTTCGGGTCGATAACCGGGTCCTCGAAGGGGTCGGCCGACTGCAAGGAGATGCGGCCCCGACTCTCGGGGCGTAGTTGCGTGGCGCCCACGGAGAGGCCGTGGCCGTCCTCGGGGTTGTCGAAGCCGTGGTTCATGAAGTAACCCGGCGCGAAGTGGAACTGCAGGTCGGGCGCGTCGAGGTCCGGGTCAGTCCGAGCGAACCCGCCTGCTTCGGCGATGTTGGAGGTAAGGAGTCCTCGCTTGAGCAGGAA of the Natronomonas halophila genome contains:
- a CDS encoding metallophosphoesterase; the protein is MNVGIISDTHDNVPAIQDAMDIFEDRGVETVVHCGDFVAPPAVRHLEREGIDVHAVRGNNDGEREGLVSAFENLQGGELHGRFAELELGGREFAVLHGEDKPLIEALADSDEYDYVLHGHWHVREHRDADGTTVINPGGHFPTIPEEHRTVAIVETDSDTVEFVDVEESV
- a CDS encoding GNAT family N-acetyltransferase; the protein is MSADVRPATDDDVEAIQDVAWDAWYAAYGGFLSPSTIESGLTEYYDEELLAAAVDHDDIAFYVAERDGEVVGFASAEQTWADEVELHTIYVDPDYWGEGIGPELFEEIEAWADEQGVDRIACAVFSDNTVGTQFFESLGFEEGTEASGEVAGELHPEYEFEYEL
- a CDS encoding DUF5518 domain-containing protein, whose protein sequence is MSRPDTTPPETPSTDADERAPNTILNGVIGGVVAVVLSFIPLSPILGGAVAGYLEGGDQRDGLVVGTIAGVIALIPFVLFGMLAAVILIAPGAVRLVPLLAVFLFFVAIYTVGLSALGGIVGIYVEDEFDL
- a CDS encoding KH domain-containing protein; the encoded protein is MKHVTIPGDRIGALIGDGGETMREIESRAEVRLDIDSETGSVKVESVGDPILGLKGPDIVKAIGRGFAPEDAMRLLEDDMQMFEMVDLDAATRNKKDLRRKKGRLIGEDGRTRELMEELSGADVVIYGSTLGAIGKPEQVDAVRSATEMILDGAPHGAVYSFLERRHNEMKANDISYTQRTG